GCTTGGGGCAAAAGCGAAAACCGGGGGGCATGGTGGTCGCCCAGCGATCGATGGTTTTGGCGTCGGGCATGGAGTAGAAGGTGGTGTTGCCCTCGACAGCGGTGAGGCGATCGCCGTAGAGCCGCAAAAAATCCCCTGCCTTGCTGCCCCTGGGGTAGAAGCTGCCCACCCAGTCCTTAAACGCCCACACCGCGCACCCGGTAAAGTAAGTTCCCACCATATCTGTCTCCCCCGATTGTTGGCCCTGTTCCAATTCTGACTTAAGCCGAATGATTCACGGAAACCGGCCAGCAGTGACTGTCCTTCCCAGGTGGCACCTCCCTGGGGCAATGGTTAAGGGTTGAGACAGATCCAGGGCCGACCCAGCCAGGTTAGCTATGCTTTAGACCACATCCCAGGGATATAGCCATGGCCACCTGGATTAGAACCATCAAAAACCTCGGCAGCAGCTGAACGTTCAACCGTTGCCAAGACCAATGCCTTAAACAGACTGGCTACAGCTATCGCTCCTACCACCCCGCCCATGGACTCTAAATCGTTTCTTGCCGCCCTCAACCCAGACTCAATGGTGGTTAAGCCCAGCCACCGCGTCAGGCTCAAAGACTTTGACCCCGGCTTTACCGGCGATTTTAAGAAAAAAGAAGCCAAAGCCCTGCTTCAGCAAGGGGTTGAAGAACTGGCCCGCTACCAGGACATGCTCTACGCCCAAAATACCTACGCCCTGCTGCTGATTTTTCAAGCCATGGATGCGGCGGGCAAAGACAGCACCATCAAGCATGTTATGTCGGGCATTAACCCCCAGGGCTGTCAGGTGTATAGCTTTAAGCAGCCCTCCGTCGAAGAGCTGGATCACGACTACCTGTGGCGATCGTTTAAAGCTCTGCCCGAGCGCGGCAACATCGGCATTTTTAACCGCTCGTACTACGAAGAGGTGCTGGTGGTGCGGGTGCGGCCCGAACTGCTGGCTCAGCAGCAGCTACCCCTCAGCACCCGAGGCGACCACATCTGGCAGCAGCGCTTTGAAGAGATCAACAATTTCGAGAAGTACCTGGTCAGCAACGGCATCGTGGTGATGAAGTTCTTTCTCAATGTGTCAAAGGAAGAGCAGAAAAACCGCTTTCTAGACCGCATCGATCGCCCCGAAAAGAACTGGAAATTTTCCGTCGCCGATGTCAAAGAGCGGGGTCGCTGGGACGACTACATGGCCGCCTACGAGGATATGTTTAGCCACACCAGCACCCCCTGGGCACCCTGGCACATTATCCCCGCCGACAGCAAGTGGTTTACCCGCCTGGCCGTGGCCAGCTTCATCCACCAAAAGCTGAAATCCCTCAATCTGGCCTACCCCGTGCTGGAGGACAACCATCTAGAACGGCTGCGGGAGGCGAGGGTGATGTTGGAGAGGGAGGGGGAGTAGGGGGTGGGGAGAGTAAGTTTTGAGTTTTAAGTTTTAAGTTTTGAGTTGATGGTTGAGTAGTGAACTGAGAACTCAAAATTTATAACTCAAAACTCTCCCCCACTCCTTACCCCTACCCCCCTACCCGCCAACCCTGCCGCCACCCGAAACACCTTCGCCTCCTGGTACGGTGCGGCGATCAGCTGAATCCCCACGGGGAGGTGGCCGGGGCGGTGGATAGGCACCGATAGCACGGGCAACCCAATAAACGAAAGTGGCTGGGTGTAGAAGCCCAGGTGGGGGCGCAGGGGGTAGGTGGTGCCGTCGATCTCCAGGGTGGTTTGGTCGAGGGGTGGGGCCACGCAGGGGGTGGTGGGGGCGATCAGCACATCGTAGTGCTGGAAGAGGTCGCGGACGCGATCGCGGTACCACCTTCTCAACCGCTGCGCCTGCACGTACCAGGCGGCAGGAATCATCGCTCCAGCCAGAAAGCGATCGCGGGTGGCCGGGTCAAACTCCATCGGGCTGTGGCGCAGGCGCTCCAGGTGCAGCTGGCTGCCCTCGCAGGCGGTGATGATGTAGGCGGCGGCTCTGGCCCGGTGGGTTTCAGGAAATTCCACCACGTCCGAGACCTCCAGGGCCTGGAGCACCTCAGCCAGCACGTCCCGCACGAAAGGCTCCATCCCCCGCGCAAAATGCCCGCCGAGTTGGGCGATCCGCAGTCCTTCGATGCCCTGGGTGAGCACGGGGGCGACGGCATCTGGGGGCCGTTGGGTACAGACGGGGTCGGCTGGGTCTGGCCCCTGCATGAGGTCGTAGACGGTGGCGAGGTCGGCGAGCGATCGCGCCATTGGCCCCACGTGGTCTAAACTGCTGGAAAACAAAAACGCCCCGGCCCGCGACAGCCGCCCGTAGGTGGGTTTCAGCCCATAGACGCCGCACAGCGCAGCGGGCACCCGAATTGAGCCATTGGTGTCTGAGCCCAGGCTAAAGGGCACCAGCCCCGCCGCCACCGCCGCCGCCGACCCGCCCGAGGAGCCGCCCGCCATCCGCGTGGGGTCGTGGGGGTTGGGCGTGGTGCCAAAGTGGGCGTTGATGGTGACAAAGCCGTAGGCGTACTCGTCCATATTCAGTGCGCCGACCAGCACCGCCCCGGCCTGCTGTAGGCGGGCGATCGCCGTGGCATCCTGCACCGCTGGGGGATTGCCCTGATTCAGCTTGGCCCCCGCGATCGTGGTAATGCCCTCGATGTCGAACAGGTTTTTGACGGCAAAGGGGACGCCTGCCAGGGGGCCAGGATCTTGGCCTGCGGCGATCGCATTGTCGATGGCCTGGGCCTGCGATCGCGCCCGTTCCGCCGTCACCTCAGTAAAGCAGTTGAGCGCTGGGTTGCGAGTAGCGATATCGGCCAGAGCGGCATTCACCACCGTCTCGGCAGATAGTTTTCCGGCGTTAACGGCAGCCGCTAGAGCCAGGGCGTCGGGCGGTTGGGTCATGGCTCAAAGGTGGCAGCACTTTCCACCGTATCCGGCAACGGAAAGGTGAGCACGGGCTGGGCGATCGCCCAAATATGCTCCACATTGGCCACCACCCCCGGCTTAATCTCATCGGGAATAGGGAGATCCAGGGCTTTGGCGATCGCATCAACATAATCGGTCAAGGCAATTGAGTCAGACGGCTCAGCACTCATATCACTCTGCATCACTGGTAAATCCTGCCTCTATGATGAAACCATAGGCCGTTGCTAGTTACGTCTTTGACTATGGCTTCACCCTTGCCGGTATGGATCCGTATCTTGAGCAGCCTGGGTTGTGGGCATTGTTTCACAGTCGATTGATTGTGGCTCTGGCCGATGCGATCGAGGTTGTACTCAAGCCAGAGTATTACGTGGAGGTTGAGAGCCGAACATACCTCAGCGAAACTGAGGGTGGTCTGCTGATTGGCATTTCCGATGCGGTTGTCGCCGCTGCCCCCGCCAAGCCTGCGCCTTCAGCCGAAGCGCATAACAGCGCTCGGGTGGCAACGCAGGTTTGCCCCCAGCGAGTCAGGCTGCCCATGCCCGAAGAGATTACTGAGCGCTATCTTGAAATTCGCGAGGTCAGAACGGGTGACGTCATTACGGCTATAGAAGTGCTCTCACCCAAAAATAAACAACCTGGCAAGGGCCGTTTGGTCTACGAAGAAACGCGCGCTCAGGTGCTCAGCAGTTTGACCAACCTGGTCGAAATTGACCTGCTCCGCCGGGGAAAACCGCTGACGCTGCTAGACGGAACCAACCAGCAAGATTACTGCATCTTAGTCAGCGCCAGCGACCAACGCCCCACTGCCGACCTCTATTCATTCACCATACGGCAGCCGCTACCCGATATCCCCATCCCGCTCAGGTCAGGGGATAAGCCTATCGTGGTGCCGTTGCAGACCATTGTTGCCGGGGTCTACGAACGGGGCCGCTACCACACTCGCATCGACTACACTCAACCACCCTCACCTCCTTCACTCTCAGAGGCTGACCAAACCTGGCTACGAAAGTTACTAAGGGAGCAGGCCAATTCATAATCTATGATGATCGTATAGAACAACTCCTACCGTCTCGTTGGAAACGCGTTGTCGAGATTCGAGTTCATAGTTGATGGCCCACCCGTGTCACAACAGACCCGTAGGCGTGAACGTCTTAGAGCCTGGCAAAGTGTAGTACGTCAAGAAGCGGAAAAATATTGGGCATCGGGGCAAAGTGCTGTCACAGGTCTAGTTATGTTGCAAGTAACCTATTTCTACGATTCTGTTGCAATAGACGTGGACAATATCGTCAAGCCCATTCAGGATGCCATAATTGGATTAGCGTATATTGATGATGATCAAGTAACGGATGTTCTTGTCAGGAAGCGAAATTTGTCGGGCAACTTTAAAGTCGAGAATATGACCTCAATCCTAGCAGAGGGCTTTTCTCGAGGAAACGAATTTTTGCACGTTGTCGTAATTGATGCTCCTGACCAAGAGGTACTGATCTGATGGCAACTCCAACTGTAAATTTGGAAAGAGAGCGATTACTGCAGCTGGCGGAAGAATATCGCAATAATGGATACGAGGTTGCATTTCATCCTGGCCTTGAAGACCTACCTGATTTCCTTAGAAATTATCGCCCTGATATGATTGCAAGACGAGGGGATGAAGCCGTAATTGTTGAGGTAAAGTCACGTCATTTACTGGGTTCTTCTCAAGGGCAATATTTACAGGATTTAGCTCAAGCTGTAGAGCAAAATCCTGGTTGGCGATTTGAGTTAGTAATGGCTAATCCAGAGGATGTTGTATATCCTCAAAATACCGAAGGTTCTCTTCAAAAACATGAAATAGAAGCAAGGCTACAAGTCGCGAAGCAATTTGCGTCGCAACATTCAGAGCCAGCCATCCTATATTCTTGGGCTCTTGCTGAAGCAGCTTTAAGGCTTGTTTCAGAGCATGAAGGACTGAGCCTGAAAAGATCCGATTCGCTTTATTTAGTGAAGCAACTAGTTATTGAGGGAGTGATTTCGCGTTCTGAATATCAGTTACTCATGGATTCACTTTCATTGCGTAATACAGTTGCTCATGGCTTTAAAACAACTCGAGTTACGCAAGAGCTTGTACATGAGTTAATTGATTTGATAGAGCAACTCTTGGGAACTTTGCACACTAGTTCCGACGCAGACTAGTACTTCACGGCATAAATTTGTCTGCCGTCGCGCAAGCCTCTAGCTTGCCGCAGGCGAGACGCCTGCGCGACGATAGTCGGTAGATTTTTGCCCTCTGGTACTAGCAACTCCAGTGAAGTAGTTCACTTGTTGGGGAGCTTATTGCTCCCCAACACATTTGAGCTAAACAGCCCCTCCGCCTCTTGCTTAATCGCGGTGTACTGGTCAATTACCGGCTGCACCGCCGCCTCTTCGCGCTCCACGTAGTCATAAAACTGGGTGAAAATGCGCTCCACCTCTTCGTAGATAATCCCCAGCTTTTCGTTGAGGCGGCTGGCTACTTCTTCTTGAAAGCGGTTTTTTTCGCTGTCGAGGGCGTTTTCAAACTTGGCGATGATGCGATTGCGCTGCCACAAAATACCGATCGCCAGCACTACCACCCCCACCCCGGCGAAGGCAATGCCGATCGCGCTCAAGATCGCCTCGGCCACCGCAAACTCAATGATGTGCAAAATGGTGCCCGCCACCGCCATCACTGCGCCGCCGACGATCTCGTTGGCCAGGTCGCCCGCCTGGGTGGCCAGCATATCCCCCAGGCCGTGGTCGGCCATCAGGTTATTCACCTTGGCCCGCACGCTGTCGATCACCTCCTGGCGGCGCTCCAGCACCTTGAGCGAAATGTGGCTGCTCTCCAGACGATGGGTCTTAACACTGTCGAGATCTTGGTTGAGCCCGTCGAACAGCTGGCGAATGCCATCGACAAAGTGCTGTGCCCCCTCGCTCGACACCTCTTCTAACGATTCGCGCAGATCGCGGGCGCAGCGCTCCTGAAAGTCGTCAATCCAGGCCTGCATGGAAGCATCCTGGTTGAACAGGCCGACGAACGATCGCCGCACCACCATGGGCACCGTCAAACTCTGGCGAAAGTCGCGCTTGATGCGGGCCGAAATTACCTCGTAGCGGGCCGCCAGGCGATCGGCCAGGGTGTTGATCTCGTAGCGCGATCGCGCCCTGCCCGCGTCAATTTTGCTGCGAATGCTCTGGGCGGTGGCGCGATCGCTAGCCAGCTGCCGGTTCAGCCCCTCCACATCGCTATTCAGCAGGTCAATAATTTGCTGGGTGGTCTGGCTCACCGATCGCAGCTTAATTCTGTAGCTCTCCCCCGACGACACCATCGCCTGAATGTACTGCCGCACTGGCTCAAAGCCGCTATTCGCCGCATCGCCCTCCTGCTCCAGCGCCGCCGAGGTCGGGAAGATGATCGGCGCTTTAATCTGCTTCTGGTAGGCGTATTCCTTCACCCGCTCCACGTTGGTGGCCAGGTCGGCGGGGCGCAGCAGATCAGCCTGCTGCAAAATAAACACCACCTTCTTGCGCCACTCGGCACTGACAAAATCGAGAAAATCCCAGGCGCTCTTTTGGTACGGGTTCTTAGCGAACAGCACAAAAAACGTCAGATCGCTGTTGGGAATGTAGCGCTCGGTGATGATCTGGTGCTCGGCAATCACCGTGTTGGTGCCCGGCGTATCCACAATTGAGATATCTTGCAGAATTGGGATGGGGCGACCAATCTTGCGCAGGCTCGGCTCTACCTGTTCAACAAACTCCTGCTCGGCGTAGACAATCTGCTGAATCGAGTCGGTGCAGGGCTCAATGTCGGTAGCGCATACCTCAGCATCGAGCAGGGCGTTGACAAAGCTGCTCTTGCCCGCCTTCACCTCGCCCACCACCACAAACAAAAACGGCTCGTTGATGTTGCGGCGCAGGTTGTGGGTGGTGCGCTGTAGGTTGGGGTTGTTGATGTCATTGGCCAGGGCTTGCACCCGCTCTAACAGGCGATCGAGGTCGTCACGATAGGCGTGGAGCTTTGCGTTGATGATTTGGCTGGCCACGGCAACGTCTCCTTAATACCCACGAGGCCGCAACTGGGCTGGCCTGCCCTTAAATTATCGCACGGCCAGATTTTTGGGCTGTCTCTCGTTTGGGCAGCATCCGCCCGCCAGAACCCTAGCCGATCTGGCGTATCCATCCCTATACCCCAGGCGGGTACGTGACTCCCCCCCTCAAGGGGCGGTTCTCTTTCACCGACAACACCTTACCTTGCGCCTACCTTGAAAGGGTATGAGGCTTAAGGTACTTCCTTTGACGACATCGCTGCAATCTCCCTCCCTCCCATCGAGTGACCTGGCTCGGCTACTGAACATTCAAGAGATTTACTACGAACCCGCTGCGCTGGATTACCCTCGCGGCCAGGACATGCTGGCTAAGTATCCCGACGCACAGCTGATTGAGGTTGCTTCCCATTGGAATATCCCAGACCTGCACGGCAATGAGGGCTCCGTAGAAGACTGGAATCGCATCAAGCGCACGGTGCTGGTGCTGGGAGTGAAGAAGTCGCTGCAAGCGCGCCCCAACAGCCGCAGCTCCGATTTCGTGGCCCCGTCCCATGCCAACGGGTGCGCGATGGCATGCGCCTACTGTGTGGTTTCCGGCACGCTAATTTCTACTCCGAAAGGCCCAGTACCCGTTGAGCAAATTCGGGATGGAGACGAAGTATTTGCCTACGATAGTTCTTCGGCACAGCTCGTAGTAGCTGTCGTTTCTGGAACGGCTGAACGGGTCGTTGACGAAGTGCTTGAAATTCAGGTTGGTGACACAGTACTTCGTGTAACGGCTGAGCACCCTGTAATGACTCGTAGAGGGTGGGTAAAAGCAGGAGATCTAACTGAAGACGATGAAGTTCTGTGTGATGATGACCACATAGAGTGATGCCATTATCTACAGCCAAAGCAAATTGCGGAAATAAGGCAACTGGAATGATGTGGTGAGCTTGTAAAATCTCAGTGCTACTGCAGCATCGACAAAGAGTGTCTCGCTGAATTACGCTTCCAGACCACTGTTTTCCAGCCTTTCTATGCCTGAATGTTTGTTTAGCACTGCCATCTACAAAATTAGGATTGCCATTTGATCGGTGCTTATTAGAAATGATTTTTGCTTGTGCTTTTCTGCCCTCACCAGCCTTGGAGCAAATAGGACAATAGTTATTTCTGTTCTCGTGAGCCTTGAATCCTTGGTCGCAAACCTTACAGTGCTGTAGTTTTACATGGAGGTTCAGTAGAGACTTGTCAATTGAAAACAGAACTCCCTCGTACTGACGGATGCTTCTTACATCCTTGCCAAGATATTGGCTAGCCTGACGGTAGGAGTAAAAGCTGCGGAAAGGCTTGGCTAGCATCTCCCCATGAAGACTACGACAAAGAGAACTGCAAAAGTTTTCCTGTGTTGCGTGCTTTCCACACCAAACACAATTGTGTCTAATCATCGATCGAGAAGTACAACCGATCTAATCTTATGCCAAGTTACAAGAAGATTACAAGTATTAAACGGATTCAAGCGACTACAAAAGTCCACAACTTTCATGTGCCAGGACACGAATCTTATGTGGCTAATGGAATCGTCACCCATAACTGTTACGTAGCCCGCAGAAAAGGCTTTGCCAACCCGATCACCACCTTTGTCAACATTGAGCAGAATCTGCGCTACATTCGCCGCCATGCCGGGCGACAGGGCACCAAGCCAGAACCCAACCAGGTCGACCCCCAGTACTGGGTGTACGAGATCGGTGAGAACAGCGACTGTTCGGTCGATGCCGCCCTCTGCGACAACGTGAAGGACCTGATGGCGCTGTTTCGCGATCTGCCCAACGCGAAGGCCACCTTTGCGACCAAGCGCGTGAACCGCGAGTTGTTGACCTACGACCCCCAGGGCAAGACCCGCCTTCGCTTTAGCCTGATGCCCCAGTCGAAGGCAGCGGTGGTCGATATTCGAACGTCGCCGATTAGCGATCGCATTGCCGCCATCAACGACTTTGTCGATGCTGGCTACGAGGTGCACGTCAACTTCGCGCCCGTGATCTACTACGAGGACTGGCTGGCCGACTACCGGCAGCTGTTTGCAGAAATCGACGATACCCTTTCACCCCAGGCCAAAGCGCAGCTCCAGGCCGAGGTCATTTTCCTGACCCACAACGATCGCCTGCACGAGGTCAACCTCGGCTGGCATCCCCAAGCCGAAGACCTGCTGTGGCAGCCCGGTTTACAGGAGACCAAATTCTCCCAGACCGGCGGCAAGAATGTGCGCTACAGGCGCGGCCTGAAGGGCACGCTGGTCGACGGGCTACGGGAGCTGCTGGAGCAGCAATTGCCCTACTGCACCATCCGCTACGCCTTTTAGCTGCCTGGGCTACTCGGCAAAGCAAAATTCCCTGGCCAACTCCCACGGCCCCCTGCGGTAGTACCACAGCAACAGGCCCTCGCCCCGCCCCCTCAGAGATTGCCACTGCGCGTTTAGATCTTCGTAGAACTGGCGGGCCGTTTCGGGCTTTACTTTGTTTTGAATGGTGATGTGGGGGCAGTAGCCCTGGCGATCCTGGGGAATGAGCCATTCGTCCCAGGTGGTGGCCAGGGTGCTGTGTAGCTGCATCAGCTCCGGGGCGCTAACGCCGATGGCGACGCCGTTGCCAAAGAACTGGAGCGACGGCAAGGCCACAGGAAAAGGCTGAGTCTGGGCGCACAGGGTGCTCAGGGTGTGGGCAATAGCCGTTTCCTGGTCGCCCGGCAGCTGATGAAACAGCATGATGTGGGCAGGTACCACATTGCGCTCTGGGGGAAAGTGCTGCTGGCGCAACTGGTTGGCTCGCTCAAAGGTAGGTTGATCTAATTTCAGCGTCAAAAGCAGAGAAGTACTCATCGGGCCACGAACTCAGAGAAAACCAAGGGAGGGGTAGGAGTAATACCTATTGTCGCGGTTGGCCGGTGCAGGCGAGTCAGCCAGGAGAAGGGGATAGAACCGACCCACACTTTTCTAACCGCCTGCTTTGCCGACACTCTGCCGTCTAGGCCGATCCGCAGCGTAGAAGGTTGGGAAAAATCAAGGGTGAACGGGGTAATTATCCAGCCAAGTAATCGGGAAGCCTAGGGCAAGGCAGCCGGTGCGACGACCAGGCAAGTGTCACAGTCAACTGTCATACAGACCAAGGGGCGCTTACGTTCGTAACCAAGGTGCATTGAGAACAAGTGGTGGCCCTTTGGTGACGACTGCTTGTTTTGCGGCTTGCTACTCTCTTCTCCCTGTTTTTCTATGTCACAGACCTATATCACCCACCTGGGCAAGTTTTTGCCGGGGGAGCCGATTGACAACGACCAGATGGAAGCCTACCTCGGCCTAATCAACGGCAAACCCTCCAGGGTTAAGCGCCGAATTTTAGCCAGCAACGGCATCCGTCAGCGCCACTATGCCCTCGACCAGCAGCAGCAAACCACCCATCTCAACCACCAAATGGCAGCGGCAGCGGTGCGGCATGCCCTGGATAACGGCGATCTCGATCCGGCAGCGGTGGATTTGCTCTGCGCCGCCACCACCTGGCCCGACCTGCTCGTTCCGGGCTTTGCCAGTATGGTGCATGGAGAACTGCCCGAGTTTGCGCCCCTGGAAGCCACCAGCCATCAAGGGGTGTGCTGTGCCGGGGTGGCGGCGTTGAAGTATGCCGCAACTCAGGTCAGCCAGGGCCAGAAGCGCTGCGCCGTGGCGGTGGCGTCAGAGCTGGCTTCGCGCCTGTTTAAGCACACCCAGTTTGAGGCCCAGCCCGATATCCGAGCGGGCAAGGCCGTCCCCTTTGACACGGAGTTTTTGCGCTGGATGCTGTCGGATGGGGCCGGGGCCATGGTGTTGCGCAATCGCCCCAGGGCCGAAGGCCTCAGCCTGCGGCTGGACTGGATTGAGCTGGTATCCCACGCCAATGCCCATCCGATGTGTATGTATGCCGGGGCAGAGCACGCCCAGGGAACTCAAAGCTGGATGGACTACCCCAGCGTGGCCGATGCGGCAGCGGCGGGGGCGACCCACCTGCGGCAAAATATTCGGCTGCTAGACCAGGTGGTACAGCTGGGGGTAGAAGGCTGGCTGCGGCTGATTGAAGCAGGCCGAATTCGCCCGGCAGACATTGACTGGCTGCTGTGCCACTACTCCTCTCACTTTTTTCGCAGTCAGATTGTCGAGCTGCTGGAAAAAGCCAACGCCATGATTCCCGAAGAGCGCTGGTTTACGAACCTCTACACCAGGGGCAATACCGGCTGCGCCTCAATTTATCTAATGCTGGAAGAACTGTTCCACAGCGGCAAGCTTCAGCCGGGACAGACGATCTTTTGCTTCGTGCCCGAGAGCGGCCGCTTTACCACGGCCTATCTCAAGCTCACGGTGGTGGATGGAACGGTACCGTTGCAACCAGTTTCAGCGGCTCACCCAGCGGCGGCGATGTTTGAGTCGCAAGGGGGTGCCCTTGGCCCGCGGCCTGGGACGGGGCTAAGCCCGGAGGATAGGGAGTTGGGGGTGACTGACGCGTCAGCTCCCCCGGCTGGGGTGGATGTGCACGCTGAACTGCTCCGACAGCTAACGCTGACTTGGCTGGAGTTTGAGCGTCAGCTCCAGTCAGTTCCACTAATTCGTCAGCTGAATCGCGGCGAGTTTACCCTCGACAGCTACCGGGCGCTGCTGCGGAATTTGCGGCCTCAGGTGGTGGAGGGGGCGCGCTGGATTGCGCGGGCGGCGTCGAATATGGAGAACTTTCAGGTGCGATCGCACTTTATTGGCCATGCCCAGGCAGAACACCGAGATTTTCAAATGCTGGAGCACAACTACGTGGCGGTGGGGGGTAGCTTAGCCGATATCGTCAACGCTGAGCAAAACCTGGGCAGCGAGGCCCTGTCTGCTTTCATTTTCCACCGGGCGTCTCAGCTAAACCCAGTAGATTTAATCGGCAGCATGTTCATTGTTGAGGGGTTGGGCAGTCGCCTGGCGAGACGGTGGGCGGAGCAAATTCAGCAGCAGCTGGGGCTAACCAGGGATCAGGTTTCTTTTTTGGCCTACCACAGCGAAAACGATGACAGCCATACCGATAAGCTCAACGCGATTTTTCAGGCGGAGTGGATTACGGCGGAGATGGCGGCCCGAATTGTTAAAACGGCTCAGGTGACGGCGCGGCTATATCGGCTTCAGCTAGAAGAGATTGTGACTGACTAACCGGCTTATAGGGTTTCCGACTATAGCTGTAGCCAGTCCGGTTGAGATATTGCCCGTATAAACGTGCGAACGTTTTGGATGTCCTAACCAGCGTGACTATGGCTATAAAACGCTTATCCAAAATCTCATTGAGACTGGCCCAGCGAGCCGAGGTCGCGTCCCTGCAAAAGAGGTTTATTTGCTTGGAATGCTCTGAGGTTGCGATCAGGGTCTACCGCTTGATCGCTTGATATTCCTTTCATTAATCGATCTATTTACCTATGACTTTCTATCAACCTCAACCCTATAACCGCCTCGACCCTGACGGGTGGGATGTGCTGTACCTCGACCAGGCGATTCCGCTTGACCCAATTGCCAAGGGCCACATGGTCAATGACCTGCGCAGTTTTAGCCGGGTGTATTTGCTCAACCCCATTCGGCTGATTGCCAATCTGCTGCTGGGGCTGATCTTGATTTTGAAGCGGCTGCTGCCGTTTGAGTTTAAGGCCTATGGCCCTATGCACCGTAGCGCAGCCTGGTTTCTCGAAACGTGGGTGCAGCCAGAGGCCTGCTATCTGATCGTGCGCCATCTGGGGCTGGGCTCTAATGTGGTCAATTTCTTGATCGACAACGGCCCCGATCGCAGCATTCCTAAATCTCAGCTCTATCCTCAAACCGTAGCTGATTTGGCCAACAACGCCTTTCTTGAACACGACTTGATTCTCTACAACTTTGTCTACGACTATCACCAGGCCCAGGCCCAAAACCCGAACTGGCTGGCCCAGG
This genomic stretch from Nodosilinea sp. PGN35 harbors:
- a CDS encoding polyphosphate kinase 2 family protein; its protein translation is MDSKSFLAALNPDSMVVKPSHRVRLKDFDPGFTGDFKKKEAKALLQQGVEELARYQDMLYAQNTYALLLIFQAMDAAGKDSTIKHVMSGINPQGCQVYSFKQPSVEELDHDYLWRSFKALPERGNIGIFNRSYYEEVLVVRVRPELLAQQQLPLSTRGDHIWQQRFEEINNFEKYLVSNGIVVMKFFLNVSKEEQKNRFLDRIDRPEKNWKFSVADVKERGRWDDYMAAYEDMFSHTSTPWAPWHIIPADSKWFTRLAVASFIHQKLKSLNLAYPVLEDNHLERLREARVMLEREGE
- a CDS encoding AtzE family amidohydrolase, which gives rise to MTQPPDALALAAAVNAGKLSAETVVNAALADIATRNPALNCFTEVTAERARSQAQAIDNAIAAGQDPGPLAGVPFAVKNLFDIEGITTIAGAKLNQGNPPAVQDATAIARLQQAGAVLVGALNMDEYAYGFVTINAHFGTTPNPHDPTRMAGGSSGGSAAAVAAGLVPFSLGSDTNGSIRVPAALCGVYGLKPTYGRLSRAGAFLFSSSLDHVGPMARSLADLATVYDLMQGPDPADPVCTQRPPDAVAPVLTQGIEGLRIAQLGGHFARGMEPFVRDVLAEVLQALEVSDVVEFPETHRARAAAYIITACEGSQLHLERLRHSPMEFDPATRDRFLAGAMIPAAWYVQAQRLRRWYRDRVRDLFQHYDVLIAPTTPCVAPPLDQTTLEIDGTTYPLRPHLGFYTQPLSFIGLPVLSVPIHRPGHLPVGIQLIAAPYQEAKVFRVAAGLAGRGVGVRSGGEF
- a CDS encoding DUF4089 domain-containing protein, with translation MTDYVDAIAKALDLPIPDEIKPGVVANVEHIWAIAQPVLTFPLPDTVESAATFEP
- a CDS encoding DUF4058 family protein encodes the protein MDPYLEQPGLWALFHSRLIVALADAIEVVLKPEYYVEVESRTYLSETEGGLLIGISDAVVAAAPAKPAPSAEAHNSARVATQVCPQRVRLPMPEEITERYLEIREVRTGDVITAIEVLSPKNKQPGKGRLVYEETRAQVLSSLTNLVEIDLLRRGKPLTLLDGTNQQDYCILVSASDQRPTADLYSFTIRQPLPDIPIPLRSGDKPIVVPLQTIVAGVYERGRYHTRIDYTQPPSPPSLSEADQTWLRKLLREQANS
- a CDS encoding RusA family crossover junction endodeoxyribonuclease, whose protein sequence is MSQQTRRRERLRAWQSVVRQEAEKYWASGQSAVTGLVMLQVTYFYDSVAIDVDNIVKPIQDAIIGLAYIDDDQVTDVLVRKRNLSGNFKVENMTSILAEGFSRGNEFLHVVVIDAPDQEVLI
- a CDS encoding dynamin family protein; protein product: MASQIINAKLHAYRDDLDRLLERVQALANDINNPNLQRTTHNLRRNINEPFLFVVVGEVKAGKSSFVNALLDAEVCATDIEPCTDSIQQIVYAEQEFVEQVEPSLRKIGRPIPILQDISIVDTPGTNTVIAEHQIITERYIPNSDLTFFVLFAKNPYQKSAWDFLDFVSAEWRKKVVFILQQADLLRPADLATNVERVKEYAYQKQIKAPIIFPTSAALEQEGDAANSGFEPVRQYIQAMVSSGESYRIKLRSVSQTTQQIIDLLNSDVEGLNRQLASDRATAQSIRSKIDAGRARSRYEINTLADRLAARYEVISARIKRDFRQSLTVPMVVRRSFVGLFNQDASMQAWIDDFQERCARDLRESLEEVSSEGAQHFVDGIRQLFDGLNQDLDSVKTHRLESSHISLKVLERRQEVIDSVRAKVNNLMADHGLGDMLATQAGDLANEIVGGAVMAVAGTILHIIEFAVAEAILSAIGIAFAGVGVVVLAIGILWQRNRIIAKFENALDSEKNRFQEEVASRLNEKLGIIYEEVERIFTQFYDYVEREEAAVQPVIDQYTAIKQEAEGLFSSNVLGSNKLPNK
- a CDS encoding spore photoproduct lyase family protein, coding for MRLKVLPLTTSLQSPSLPSSDLARLLNIQEIYYEPAALDYPRGQDMLAKYPDAQLIEVASHWNIPDLHGNEGSVEDWNRIKRTVLVLGVKKSLQARPNSRSSDFVAPSHANGCAMACAYCVVSGTLISTPKGPVPVEQIRDGDEVFAYDSSSAQLVVAVVSGTAERVVDEVLEIQVGDTVLRVTAEHPVMTRRGWVKAGDLTEDDEVLCDDDHIE
- a CDS encoding 2'-5' RNA ligase family protein, with product MSTSLLLTLKLDQPTFERANQLRQQHFPPERNVVPAHIMLFHQLPGDQETAIAHTLSTLCAQTQPFPVALPSLQFFGNGVAIGVSAPELMQLHSTLATTWDEWLIPQDRQGYCPHITIQNKVKPETARQFYEDLNAQWQSLRGRGEGLLLWYYRRGPWELAREFCFAE